Below is a genomic region from Augochlora pura isolate Apur16 chromosome 2, APUR_v2.2.1, whole genome shotgun sequence.
AATATTACGCGTGGGCGCCGCGTTTCCGTTGAAAGGCCCCTCGTTAGTTCGACGGCCGCTGACGACGGTCGTCGATCTTTCACGGAACTGATAACGCGAAAGACGAGCCCAGGGCGCACGGATCTCGTTCGATCGACTTGTGCCGCCTTTTTGATACGCGGGGTTATTCGCGCGTTCAGCAACGGTCAcaaaattaaccccttgcgctatagtcagactcgtgacagaGATATCGTGCAAGATCTACTCTGAgtacgaatattattcatttttctgcaAATCGCCATCAAATTCTTCTGTAATTAAAGTCtcgaaacgaaactaaataaagacaaGAAACGAAGCAGAAATTACCTgttcctattaaggaaaaaaattaagaagaaaataaatgataatcaacgcagcgtgaaaggatgCCTAGcccaaggggttaatatagaaaaaaatgagTTACAgtaaacgaaaattgtttggtcctattagataaaatattaatgataaataaaggCAAACGATCCATCTTACAAGGcatcgtagcgcaaggggttaaagagaATCCTACAAAATGGCGTCGCGAAAAAATCTCGTCGTTCATAAAATATACCGTCGTTGGGCTACCGCAATACCGCTTAAACGGCACGCGTGAAAATCAGCGACAGCGAAAGGGTTTCACTTGATCAGCGCGCAAACAGTTTCCTCGGCGACGGTGTTTCGATTCCGTTGATCGCTTCATCGGATTGTCGGCGGTGTACGGTTCGCCTTCGAAACACAGCGGCGGGTAGGCGGTCGTCGGCGTCGCCGAGATGGCAAAGCGGAAACGTGGGTCTGCGGGAAAGGGTCGCGATGCGACGGCGGTCCTTCGGATCGCTTGGAAATGCAATTGCTCGGTGCCGGTGCAACAAAAGACGGTTCTCGGCCCGAAGATTGAGCGAGTATCGCGGCCCCGGAGATCAAAGAGCCCCGGCCGTCTACGGGGCCGGGGGACTTGAACGTAAATTAATTGGGACGTAAGGAAATTACTCGCGCGCCGTGGATACGGGAAGAGGCAAAGTGTGGGTAACAAGGGAACGAGTCCGCTTTGAAAGTTAGGAAAGTGTCGGGGCTGATCGTCGCGACGAGGAGACGGGCGgcgtcgagcgcgcgcggcgacaaAGTCGTATCAAAATCAAAGAACTTTTGATGGGGACGAGATAAACCGGTGATCTGTTTTTTTGCGTTAAATATAAGATGTTGCGAAATAAGGGAAAAGTAGAGTCGTTTGTCCTGCCATTATTCTTTAAACATGTTATGTAatgtcattttaattttattattagttatatcACGCTGCTTGTACGCTATAtgacattttatttgcgacatatatttcacaaaaatattcatcgtaACATAAGTTAcgattgtattaaattattataatagtatggtaaatattaggtgcatacaaaatttaccgtcttctttcttcttaagaacagatagaattttccggtGGACTTTTTCATCcggaaaatttatgttaaccTTACAATATTCCGAATTTTGCTTTATCCGATACTATACACAATTTCATTCTTTGACCAACAGGTTTTTACACGCTGCCTTTGGCAAacagaaaacattttaatattaatattcttaaatttaataataataccaatGTTGTCGTCATTGTCTcgacattattatttagtacgCCGAGGCTGCGACCGCGCAACAATTCCTCTCCATTTTTCCCTTATTCTACAACATTTCCGTTCCAGCGAAAAAAACATATCGCCGCGTTTGTCTCGCTTCTATCAAAAGTTTCTTTGATTTTGACACGGCTGCGCGTCGTCGGTAGAAATGGATCGTTAGCCGTTTTCGACGGGCGCGTCGCCGAGCGTAGACGGCCCGAGAGAAAAAGGACGGCCGGGCGAGGGCGGCGAGAGAAGCGAGGGAAGCGAGGGGCGAGGCAGAAGGGTGAGTTTTGCGGTGATTTTTTTCAGCGGTGCGCACGGTGGCAGAGCCGGCGACGGAGACGACGGTGGGAGAGGATGATGAATTTCTTAACCTCGGGAAACGAGAGAGCGGGGGATGACTTAACGCGTTTAAGaattctctttctccttcgttttcttttctttttttttgtaaaaccGATATCGTCTCCGGCGCACTCGGCTCGCGCCGTGAAACTTCCttcctaataaaattactacCGGTGTCGCGTTTGAAATACGAGGAAACAGAAccgggtagagagagagagggagagagagagagagagagagggggggacgAGGACAGAGGGACGATGAGAAGCAGCGAAGGGGCGCGCGCGGTGTAACcggcaaaaataaatacggTAGAGAAGAAAAGTCTTGGtcggaaatgaaaattgaaacgttcgGTGTGCGCAGGCATGGCTGGCGGGACGGCAAGAACTGTCTTTTAAGGACCATTTGCGAGCTGGCGGAGACACCATTTGGCAGGACACGGGGCCACGACGTCCTCGAGGAGGTGATCCACTTAATTTTAACGTAAGTTCGTTGCGAGGACCTCGCGCCGTCGTTCGGCGGCCGGTGTCGGGCGCACGCGCCCGCCTCGctcacccctccccccttccccttccccccttcccgaaacgaaattcatttctcGAGGAGAGCTTCCGGTTAATGAATTCCGTTGGAAGTCCTTAATGGCTGTCCTGCTCCCTCGCGATAAAGTGGGACGTCGTGCCGGCCGAGGCACGAGCGCGCTACACTCCGAGAATTTAGTAAATCGACGTCGCGCGCGAACAACCCCGTGGACGATGGAGCTCGTCGTTAGAGACACCTGCGTGGCGGGTGTCCCGCTCGCGTAAATATCGTGACGCGCTGTTCCTTCGGCGGTCGAGAGGCCACTCTACCGTTCAGCAGCTGGCAATACAGGCGTTGTTTATTGCCTTTTATTCGGGGGCTGCGCGGGATTGACGATATCGCGAAACTGATTTTTCGGAAGGAACAATCCTGTTGTCTTCGAGATGGCGACTGTCTTCTTATGCAGGCGGTTGTTGCGGAAGGTGTGTCGACGCCTTTCTAAAAGAGAATAACTGTTTGGAATTtgaaactatttattaaattattttatatttgactgACTGGtttggttaaccctttgcagtagGAGTCGATTTAAccggaaatccaaaatatttcttcagacttacagcgattccattttatataacctgcagcattttgtacattataaaattgaattttatgacttatgtaaTAGAtgatagctcttaacaattttttaaatattagtcgtttcgataaagattattttgagacgtggcatgataattgTTAAGGTTGAAATAGAAATCCAGAATCTTTTTTCAGAATTATCGCgattccattttacataactgggtgcattttaatataattgaattatatacaTGAATTTTGAGACCCTTGCATCGGTTAGCAGCTCTTTGCAATGTCttatatataagtaaatttagtaaaaattattgcaccAGTTAATAGCTTTCAACAATGtcttaaatataagtaaacgTCTTacagtcgccactcgaccggaaagggttaaacgatgAGTAAGAAACTTATGTAGGAACTTATTTAGCAATGTTTTCTCGACTATTTAATCTGACGGTATAGCTGTAAtttattgctaaaaatttcatccAGTCAAGCTACCGGCAACGAAACGTGAAAATTTccttgttttataaatttttatgaaaactgtAATGCATTTCTACAAAAtgtaacttttcaattttcgttataggatcaaaaaagaaaatacaatttttcatcgccATAAacactttcattttttcaaaatgatttttattcatgGTAGAAAGCGTCGAcgaacaaaatagaaatcttTTCGAAAGAAACTTTAAAAGCtggaaattgcaattaaaaattatacacgTTCACGTCATGCGGTAAAGAACCAATAGATATGCGAAtctatttaaatctaaacatatctaaataaagataggtctaaacaattttcatacgGATCTTTCTACATGCTGAATAACATCGAACGAAACCTTAATATTTGCTGGCAAATTTTTACGCGTCCTCGCGCGCAGCGCTATTttcgaaagaatattttcaacgcgTTTCCGATCCGACACGATTTAGGAGAAGATTAAAATCTATTTGCGCACGTTTGGTTCCAACTAAAATGTTTCTGCAAAACGCTTGTactaaaatggaaattctaaAACTCGTATTTCTAAAACAGAGATACCACTACCCTCGCGGTCACGTTCCTTTTGAAATACAGTCACAAAAGATTCACCGTATCATAGACACGCCTTTCGtctacaaaaagaaaaaaaatccaaaaataaaatcgtcgattcctagaagtatttttaaatcgattgtacatcaatttaatcgaatactCTTATACGATTCGTTTAAAAAGCAACGCGTTTGTAACAAGGATTCGCGCGTTCGCAATCAATCTTCTATCTTTTTGTGTGCTcggtgtttcttttttttttttttttttttacacacTGTTTGTATACAGTTTTTTCGGGAATCTATCCACTGTGTACTCGTACATTTGATagcgtttaaaaattcgtttcgtatttttttccgaaagaaaaaaaaagaaagaaagaaaacacgAAATAGTAGTCGGTCTCCTACGCGCGCACGACTAATCTGCGTGTTGACGCTATTTTCCGATACTGACCGTTGTCAATAATCGTTATTTACGAAATTTGTATTCCAATTTTGCtcgcgggaaaaaaaagaatcgagcGCAACGAATAATAGCGAGAACAATTTCGCGCAAATATCCGCAAGCTCTAACCGGACGGACGGGGCGTTAAAATTTGACGCGGCTTATTTGATTATATCGAAACAAggtaaatatctttttattctcgAAACGCGCATGCGATTTAACTTTCGTTTTGTTCGTATCCGTGTACTGTagtgcaatttattattagagtatattatttatgttaggtcaatttttattagagaatACTGTTTATATTAggtcaaaattatattagagaATACTATTTGTATTAGGTCAATTTATATTAGAGAATACTATTTATATCAGGTCAGTTTAGATttgagaatattatttatattaagacaatttatattagagAATATAACTTATATTAGGTCAAATTACACATTCAAAAGTACACACCACGTGGAACGCGTTAACTCTTTGGGTcacggtgggattaaaaatgtaccACCTTTTTGATGCATGGTAATGCATGCTGTGGCATTTTTAGATCCACCACGTAGTATTGCAACAGCTGTATTTTTACTCTGTGCATTCATGAAACCAAGCGGCTTGGTGGAATTATTGAGGTTGCATTCCACAACAACAAATTCagtggaattattatttgtctatgcatttttatgttttcaataaaaagcCACCAATTTTGGTTAACTTGTTAGCTGCGCcagacgtgtatacacgtcataagaaaatggcaattttacatcttataataaatatacttctcctacgatttatgttaaaatgtttatagtaACAtgttcgtaaatttcgcaTGCTTTAGAATGATTCTAGAACAATTACCAAGAAAACTACACTCAGTACAATTGATAAAACAcgcataataaaatttgtcttctaaatatatcgacgcagctaagtggttaattGAAAACTCGACAAAATCTCTGTGCCACACGGATCTATCTATTTTTTGAAgtgcctcaaagagttaaatgaaaatagaactgaaataataaatatatctccCTCCATTTAGCGTTGAAAAATTGAGACGACACGCGACGATCGAAAGAAAAGCAATGCCAATCGACCGATCGCGGTCGAATTACTGGCCCGTCATTGTGTTACACGCGGGACGACGCGGTCGTTTCCATAAATGTCGGTTAACGACGAAGGGCGCAAAAGCGTCGGAGGATTTGCCGCGCGATCCGAACGAAGAACATAGAGATCTAATTAGTGGCCGATCGGCGGTGGCACAGGGCCGTCGGTCGCAGAGGCGTGTTCCCGTCGGACGATCGGGGGGGATATCTCCTGCCGGTGGTAAAATCTGGGCACGTATTTGCTATTCGAAACGCGGCCGCGTGTACTCGAAAGGAAATTGCAACCGAGCCAGAGCGCCGCAGCGGCAACGGAGCGGCGTCGGGCGGGCGGCGTTCTAATTGCGATGAAGTTAGGCGCTTGCATTAAGCGTCTAATGGAAGGTGTTTCGTGTAGGTTTTCGCTTTGCCGTGTTCGCCGCTCTGTGTGTACACGCGTCACCGTGGAATTCCTGCGAACGTAATCCCGGGCGGAAACATCCGCGAAACAATCGGCGTGTCTGGTCTGTGGAACACCGAACGTCAATAATCGCGGCAATATTTGCTGTGTTCGCGGCTCCGCGACTCGTCGGcgttctttaaccctttcggcaTTAGCGCCCGATGCGTCCGGCGTTCGGTATAAATGGTATAAAAGTTGCTTGGTAGCCTGAAGGATATTTAGAGAtgtttgtagaaaatattaagagatattaaccctttgctgaaattctaaagtaacatttaatagtttttgaaatttaatttttcatgatataaaaattatttttggatgtgCCGTAACGCTTTTAGCGGTGCCACAGAGGCGTcgttcaagtgcaaagggttacgagatattaattaaattaaaaaaaaaattctgccACGTCTCCGTGATGCATATAGTCGTCGAAAcacacttaactggttaaaagtAACAACTAGACTACGGACGATCTTTGTTCAAAACGAGAAATCGGTTCGACAGAAATTTCTctctttaattaacaatttcgacgaatttaaCGTAGTACATATAATTAGAACAACCATAGTCAAAGTGTCCAACTCGGATCCCCTTTTCATGCATTTAGAAACGTTGAAAAGGTTTCGCGGTTGCGCGATTAGTTCGAACGAGGCCTCGTAGGTCGGCATCAGGGCGTAAAGAGTTAATGAACCGTCGTTGAAACCGTGCTCAGATGGAAACTCGTCTTTTTCAATTAGACCGACCGAGGACTTGCCGGGGACAGCTAATTCGACTCACCGCACCGTCGACGAATTGTATCGGGAAGCGGAACGATTGGGACGATCTGGCGGTGACTGCGTCTTGGCCTATCCCGATTGCGTCGAGTCACCTTTGGAATCATTCACGGAGATCGCGTTCCCTTAGGGGATACGGGATTTAAACgtctgcctgcctgcctgccgaTCACGGTGCTTCTTCCTCGAGGGCCGTACCCGTCGTTTATTTGTCCGACGCCTTCCACCGAAGTTACGCTGCGCCCGAACTGATATTGCTGTCGCGCGAAATTCGCGGTCAAACTGGCGCGATCAGACATTCGATATACATTATtcactaattttatttatcatttttattcatcatttttatttatccgcattcatcatttttattcatctgcattcatcatttttattcatctgcattcatcatttttattcatccGCATTCGTCATTGGCATAGAAGTGGAGCATTCGTTGAGTGTAAAATTGTTCcgagtgaaaaatatttatgtactgTTTGAAGTGATCGAATTTAAATAGGATATCTTCATtttcacagaaataaaatattgttaagattttattgaataaaggAAGATAGTTTTTGTTAAACAGTATGTAAGAATTTTtagtgtaattatttatttagaacgaACTACGATGGATTCAACGAAATTTAATAGCCGTTCGATTGCAATCGATGTTAGCATCAATGTATTATAGAATGAAAAGCATAATTTGATGCATTATACGATAAAAGCATAGTTCAatgatattatacaataaaaatcatcttaaccctttgtgttTTGGGTGGTGACACTAAGGCGCTGCTAAAAAGTATCGTGCCACGTTTCGAAAtgattattatcaaattaacttgtatttagaaaattgttaagagccaTGCCTTAGgcttttaaataatcttttaagCGATGTACATTGCTCAGgctttcaaacaattttttaaacgatgtAAATACCGAAAATAAGTAggaatggaattttattctcttgttagtaatatttaaacattcgagtagatgtaagCGCGCGataagtataaaattctattttctcttaAGAAATCAGTGCGATAGAGAGaagtgtaattataataattgtaaagagaatggtacggcaaggggttaagtccTGCCAGGTACCAAAGCAATTCGCTGATTCAAAAACATCTCCATAGACAATCTCGTGCCACTATTCACCGAAACCAGATAAACGAAAGCCACCGTAGGCGAATCGTTTTCAATACACCGTGACAAACAATTCATACACCGTgacaaacaatttatatacacCGTAACAATTCGCGCTGGAGCCGGAAGGATTCATCGATTCCGACGAACGATCGCGAACAGCAATCGAATGCAAAATAAACCAATATTCCCGGGGCTGCGTCATAAATTACTCGCGGGGGTGGGCGGCGGTTGTCGAGCCATAATCGCCGcggaatttttatacagagaCCTGGAAATTTCTCGACGGGCGGGcgcgggccgccgccgccgcctatCGATCAAAGTTCTCGAACAACAATGGAGTGACAGTGATCGAAACGGCGTTTGAAGCGAGCAATCGACGCGCGGCAATTCACGTGGCAAAGAGTAGACGATAACATTTCGTTCGACATCCAATTCGGTGCTGATCGATAAGAGCAGCTTGCCTTTTGTGAAGCCTTTCTCCACGGGCTCTGCGCGCAACCATAAGTCGGGCACGATTTTAACCGGACGATCGAACGTGATCGtggaaaaatcgaacgagacACGGGGAAAAGTCCTAAGTAAATTTCGCTGTCGGGACACGCCGTAAAATGGCCGGAAATGCGACGTAAGCCCACAGATCTTTTTTCCGACCGACTGCAAtcaccccctccctctctctctctctctctccctctctctctctctctcgatctccgGTCGGCGTTTACGTTTTCTCGGCTCGCGCGGCCGTTTGTCACGATTTTCAATCGCGTTTGCACCCTTTGCCTCCCACGTTTCCGTTTCAAACGGCCacattctatttctttttttttcctccttccctctctcccccaGTTCGTTCGGCATTCTTCGACTCGCGCTTTCCGCCGAGCTCTTAGGAATAGAATATGTATGCTCCGCCGATCGAGAGAGTCCTCGAAACTTCAATACGGGACATCGCTCGAACGGCGGTCGCGACGCTAAGAAAAATACAACAAGTTTTGAATTCTATCGTTGTCATTTTAGTCTCAGCAAGCTTCGTACAcgcgagttattaatgaaaagcaTAACACACGCACGGCGGTTGCTGTCGTTTCAGACTCGCTGCCGACAGAACCTAAATCGAAGAGGATGTTCTTCCGATgtctctttaaccctttcgttagaGAGCGCGTTACTGAGCAGTTGACACTGAGGTacggaatattaatatatatatatatatatatatatatatatatatatatatataatgttaatatatttattatatttagtaatatgattttgctttctaaaatataaaagtttgtaataatttaatttaattttctaaatattatagtcaactgtttgttgattaacaaaagtatctcaTGTATGGAATAAAAGCATATATATGATATGAACATATGATATACGTTCTTCGTGTATAAATGGTCATTCTTCGAGggcgtatatatataatctcgtcggagcgaaagggttaatatctctTTTATCCATTGCTACGATAAATGCCTAAAATCTAAATTTCGCTCAGAAGTAATAAATGCATTCACCTGGAAaataagattattataaaataattccagaTTCGCAATCCTAACCATAAAACTTATCTGCGAACTTACAAGCGTGACACACGCGTAGCGGTCGTTTCAGACCTTCATAGAACGAGAACCGAAGAACGCGTTCCCGCGCGGCGACAAAAACCGATATTTCCTTTGCTCGTTAGCGCGGCGATGGTCTCCGAAGAccaagaaaattgtttgctgTATAAATTCGAAAGATCAACGGCTAAGACGGGGAACGGGTTTGAAACGGAGGTCCCCGGTTGGATCCGTCGGAAAATTAGCTCGTTTAGCTCCCCTACAGCCGGCAGCCGCAgaggcctctctctctctctctctctctctctcgccggtgTAACTATGCCGCGAGTTGACGGATGACACGTTAATTTCAGCCGAGGAACTGCAAGTTCTAAGGGGCAGGGAGGGAGGGGCCCCGGGTTCCTCGAACAGACAAGCGGCTGCGAGTTTGCCGACAGCTGGTGGATCCTTTGTGCACGAAGGAACGCGTAGAAGCCCGTAACTGGTTTCTTGATTTCGACCGGGTCATCTTTCGGCTAAAGAGGTAAGGGCGACGTTTTAACCCGTTCGCGGCcctttaaccagttaactgtggcgatcTCTTTTCAAAGCGCCCGTCAGCGTATGTGTCGCGATAATCGAGCGACGACGAAGAAAGCTGTGAATCCAACtcgaattatttacaattttcatttcgtcttgacCACTGAACATATTATAACTtgcgaatatattttagttctCGCCAGAATTACAATATCAAATTGACGGATGTAATCGTGACAGAACATTCTGCCACATCTCtatgacggatatagtcgtcaaCAACAAacacttaactggttaaacCGTGTTTCGCTTTTCGTGTTTGCCTCGCGTTACTGTAAACGGCGGATAATGAACCATGGGgtctatctatatttattcagatGATCGCGGAGTGGACAGTGTTTCCGTTGCTCTGCCTCGGAGTGAACGGGATCGGGGGACACGAGACCGAGCAGCTTCGCGACAAGAGACAGCTACTGTATCCACCGCCACTTGTGTACCCTTTCGGCGGCAATTTCAAGGTATTTATCCACTTTTCGACGAACGTCTACGCGTTGTCAATGGTTCGCGTTGATTATATGCTTCTCTAATGAGTTCTTTGGGATTACGTCGCCAGACATTGACGTACAGTCGCAGTAAGCATGCAGTAGTTCGTATCATGCGACGAATTTCCAATGAGtgataatcaattttgtttttagtcTTACAGCGTCAGAACTTATTGACGCACAggctgtaataattttcttttttccaatgaccttgtgtaatatgacgttgaactcgttttaagATCCTCTATCATGATACGGAAGCAAAAACAGACATTTAAAAGAATGAAGGTGACTTTCAAATGTCCGAAGTACCTCCACCTGCAAAAAGGAAACTATTATCGCCACCGGATGGCCCccttcgtactgtgcaattttgtttcagcaaatatttctgtgaaacttatagtttcgaagatatttgaggtggcaatagttattgccccaccctgtataaagaatgtcctaagcgttaaataaaatctgtgcTTAATAGTACAATGctcgataaaacaaaaagtgttGCTTCTAGCTtttacgttaaaaaatataaaattctattatttatccaTACCGGTCGTTGCATGGATGCCATATATATCCATCACtcgtatcgaaagggttaaagaaccTTCGCCATCCGAAGTCTCGCAGTTTCGCAGCGGCGCAGTAAGATCCGATTGGAAGTCGGGGGTGTCATTTATCCTCCGCATCTTCGCCGCTCTGCGCGTCGTTCCCTAACTCTCTTCGCGTCCACCTAACCGCGTTCCGAGGTTCCAAGTAGTTCGTGGGGGCTGGAAAAAACGGGGCTAAAAAGCTCGAAAGGAATCGTCGGCCGAGAGCCGGCAGGACGGCCAGAGGCTGCCCGCCCTCTTCCGCAATTAACATCTCCGATGTCGGGCCCCTCGTCCTGGGAGGAATTAATTAGATGGCCGTTAAACGCGTTACCCGCGGTAGCCTGATCCCACGGAACGGACATAAAGAGAATCGGTAGCAGGAAACGGTACGCAAACTGAACCGAACTTGAGAGTTCGACGTCGTGACGCCGGGATTTAGAACGGGGGGCTCGTTTAACCCACCGCCCTCGCCTTCGCCCGCCTCCTCCTCTCCGTAGCCGACCTCGCCCCATTCGCCTCTTACCTTGTCCCGTCTTCTACTCCTCCCCCGCACCACCCAGAAGGGAGCGGAAGCAACGGAAACtttaaatagagagaaatgtCTTGGCTTGCCATTCTACGACTCGATCCACGGCCAATAATTAACTCGAACCTTACCCCTAAAGCACCCATCTAAAATTTCCTAATTAAATCGGCCCGactctttctcctctctttccccctctctctctctcgctctctctcgctataGCTCTCATTCAAAGTTGTCGCGCGGCCGAGAGAGCAAAATGTCCTGTTTGCTTTGGCTACCATCGTTGGCGCTGGCATTCTCAATTACTCGCGCGCGCACCACCGTCCCAGTTACGACGGCTTTCTGCGGAATCACGGTCGCGACGGAAATGTGCAGTTGACGCCTTTGACTATCgcccctcttcctctctctccctctctctttctctctcgctcgacTACCGTGATACAATTATTTGTTGTAATGACCTGGGTTTATTAGGAGACTTCGCGGAACTTGGGCTGAGATCAAGTTATTCGAGTCGGAAAGAATATAAggatattttaagaatattttaacaatattttatgataacaaatagaagaataattaTGAGAAATTCGAGTAGATATTTAATAGGGAAGTATGGATTAAAATGgggtgaaaaaaatatttgtttcttgaTAATAGAGGATTGTTAGAACCTGTTAGGTGAAGGAAgaatagattaataattaataattcatttggCAATGAATGTTGCCTCGGGGCTTACATGGAATACatgtaattgcaatttaattacaaatccaCCGCTATTTTGCGGGCGCTTAAAGGagataaaatatgtaacagataaatagtagtaaaaaattcaaaatatatgaatataccATTGGCAAATcta
It encodes:
- the LOC144478452 gene encoding uncharacterized protein LOC144478452, with product MNKRGGVVFSSAFQLNYKLPSNLSELEPTIIPARRMRDLQLRDTYGTIESIFDRHGWRDGKNCLLRTICELAETPFGRTRGHDVLEEVIHLILTPTEDLPGTANSTHRTVDELYREAERLGRSGGDCVLAYPDCVESPLESFTEIAFP